One segment of Brassica napus cultivar Da-Ae chromosome C3, Da-Ae, whole genome shotgun sequence DNA contains the following:
- the LOC106380242 gene encoding peroxidase 69-like → MGRGYNLLSILVTFLVLVAAVTAQGNRGSSRGGGGRRPRVGYYGNRCRNVESIVASVVRAHVRSNPANAPGILRMHFHDCFVRGCDGSVLLAGDTSERTAVPNRSLRGFDAIEEAKARLEVACPRTVSCADILTLAAREAVVLTGGQGWRVPLGRLDGRISQASDVILPGPFDPVDKQKRDFAAKTLNTIDLVTLVGGHTIGTAGCGLVRGRFFNFNGTGQPDPSINPRFVPLVQNRCPLTGDASARVDLDDGSVGRFDTSFLRNVRSSRVVLQSDLVLWRDPETRGIIERLLGLRRPSLRFGTEFGKSMVKMSLIDVKTGSDGEIRRVCSRIN, encoded by the exons atggGTCGTGGTTATAACTTACTATCCATTCTAGTAACGTTTTTAGTATTGGTTGCAGCTGTAACTGCACAAGGAAATCGTGGTTCAAGCCGTGGAGGTGGTGGTCGAAGACCACGTGTTGGGTATTATGGCAATAGATGCCGGAACGTAGAGTCCATCGTGGCTTCGGTGGTTCGAGCACATGTCCGGTCCAATCCGGCTAATGCACCCGGGATTTTGCGTATGCATTTTCACGATTGCTTTGTTCGTGGCTGCGATGGCTCAGTTCTCCTCGCTGGTGATACTAGCGAGAGAACCGCCGTTCCAAACCGTTCATTGAGAGGGTTTGACGCTATTGAAGAAGCTAAGGCTAGGCTTGAGGTTGCTTGTCCTAGAACTGTTTCTTGCGCTGATATCCTCACCCTTGCTGCACGCGAAGCTGTTGTTTTg ACCGGTGGTCAAGGGTGGCGAGTGCCATTGGGACGTCTGGACGGCCGAATCTCACAAGCCTCGGACGTGATCTTACCCGGACCATTCGACCCCGTCGACAAGCAGAAGCGAGACTTCGCTGCTAAAACTCTCAATACAATAGACCTCGTAACCCTTGTTG GCGGACACACAATAGGAACTGCTGGTTGCGGTTTGGTAAGAGGCAGGTTCTTTAACTTCAACGGCACAGGACAACCCGACCCATCAATCAATCCGAGGTTCGTACCATTGGTTCAGAATCGATGCCCTCTAACCGGAGACGCATCAGCCCGAGTCGACTTAGACGATGGTAGTGTTGGCAGGTTTGACACGTCGTTCCTAAGGAACGTGAGGTCAAGCCGTGTAGTTCTCCAATCCGACCTAGTCTTATGGAGGGACCCCGAGACTCGAGGCATCATAGAACGGTTATTAGGCTTACGCCGACCATCACTGAGGTTTGGAACAGAGTTCGGGAAGTCGATGGTCAAGATGAGTCTTATAGACGTTAAGACAGGATCAGATGGGGAGATTCGTAGGGTTTGCTCTAGGATCAACTGA
- the LOC106347873 gene encoding non-specific lipid transfer protein GPI-anchored 31: protein MATSFFTATPFVFILLLSISSVTVHGASHHHTAAPAPAVDCSTLIINMADCLDFVTAGGTSAKPKSSCCAGLKTVLKADAECLCEAFKNSASFGITLNMTKAATLPTACKLHAPSISNCGLSMTPTMAPGLAPGGAVAAGPGAAGPGAAGTTLAPTPSQGNDGSSLIPISFTTLFRALFFVLFLSRV from the exons ATGGCCACTTCCTTCTTCACCGCGACGCCTTTTGTTTTCATCCTTCTCCTCTCCATCTCCTCCGTCACCGTTCACGGCGCATCTCACCACCACACGGCGGCTCCGGCTCCGGCTGTAGACTGTTCGACTCTCATAATCAACATGGCGGATTGTTTGGACTTCGTCACGGCCGGAGGCACGTCGGCGAAACCGAAGAGTTCCTGTTGCGCGGGGCTTAAGACAGTGCTTAAGGCTGACGCAGAGTGTCTTTGTGAGGCGTTTAAAAACAGTGCTTCTTTTGGAATCACCTTGAACATGACCAAGGCTGCTACACTTCCCACCGCATGCAAGCTTCATGCTCCCTCTATTTCTAACTGTGGAT TGTCTATGACTCCTACTATGGCTCCAG GTCTTGCTCCAGGAGGTGCGGTTGCTGCTGGACCCGGCGCAGCTGGACCCGGCGCAGCTGGAACTACCCTAGCTCCAACCCCGTCTCAAGGGAACGACGGATCTTCCTTGATTCCGATCTCGTTCACCACCCTATTTAGGGCTTTATTCTTCGTATTGTTCTTGTCTCGTGTGTAA
- the LOC106347884 gene encoding phosphatidylinositol 4-kinase beta 1 translates to MSMGRFLSLVRGDSAESPREITTHSNLIGESGSNGWLIRFFDSAFFCEWIAVSYLYKHPHAGVRDYLCNRMYTLPLSGIESYLFQICYMMVHKPSPSLDKFVIDICAKSLKIALKVHWFLLAELEDSDDNEGISRIQEKCQIAATLMGEWSPLMRPQNEVSTPGSKNQVLSRLLSSKQKLFSLNLSPPSQKSLSFSPPPGRSTQDDGSQLPSEDNKIFKKLIPSPKVRDALMFRKSVDKDDEESEKEGFFKKLMRDSKGDGDEPTSNSEGFFKRLMKDNKSEDEEITNSSEGFFKRLLSSKGENEELTSSSDGLFKRLLRDNKGDEEELNANSESFFKRLLRENKNEDEDSNANSEGFFKKLFRDSKNEEEKGPKAMDDEDKDGFLKKLFKDKSDDKRQANEKNEMNGAVLADDKPGEEDEREGFFKKFFKEKPDDKKDIVKADDGNESEGDESPEFSLFKRLFRIHPEDAKPTSENGNTSNGLAESSPGTENFFRKLFRDRDQSVEDSEIFGSKKHKEKRPGSPRQRDDTPSGKPPLPNNTASHFRKGAYHESLEFVQALCETSYGLVDIFPIEDRKIALRESLAEINFHLSEAEITGGICFPMGRGVYRVVHIPEDESILLNSREKAPYMISVEVLKAETLSAKDTSNSQKLSKGGIPLANGDAFLQKPPPWAYPLWTTQEVYRNSADRMSLSTAQAIDQAMTPKPEGKVKLVNVSLSVENCTSALESLSDPFDDVLSEAPRTGLNTDLEWVRVVVTADPGLRMESIPDPAVPRKKEHRRVPSTVAMEEVRAAAAKGEAPPGLPLKGAGQEDSSDAQPRANGGMLKEGDALSGELWEEKRERIRKASIYGKLPGWDLRSIIVKSGDDCRQEHLAVQLISHFYDIFQEAGLPLWLRPYEVLVTSSYTALIETIPDTASIHSIKSRYPNITSLRDFFAAKYKENSPSFKLAQRNFVESMAGYSLVCYLLQIKDRHNGNLLLDEDGHIIHIDFGFMLSNSPGGVNFESAPFKLTRELLEVMDSDADGVPSEFFDYFKVLCIQGFLTCRKHAERIILLVEMLQDSGFPCFKGGPRTIQNLRKRFHLSLTEEQCVSLVLSLISSSLDAWRTRQYDYYQRVLNGIL, encoded by the exons ATGTCGATGGGAAGGTTTCTATCTCTGGTCAGGGGAGACTCGGCTGAGTCACCTCGTGAGATTACCACACACAGTAATCTCATCGGCGAGTCAGGTTCTAATGGTTGGCTTATTAGGTTTTTCGATTCTGCCTTCTTCTGCGAGTGGATTGCTGTTAGTTATCTCTACAAGCACCCTCATGCTGGTGTTAGGGACTACTTATGCAATAGGATGTATACGCTTCCTTTGTCAGGTATCGAGAGTTATCTCTTCCAGATTTGCTACATGATGGTTCACAAACCGAGCCCTTCGCTTGATAAGTTTGTGATTGATATCTGTGCCAAGTCATTGAAGATTGCGCTGAAAGTGCATTGGTTTTTGTTGGCTGAGCTTGAGGATTCTGATGATAATGAAGGTATTAGCAGGATTCAGGAGAAGTGTCAGATTGCAGCTACTCTGATGGGTGAGTGGTCTCCTCTTATGCGTCCACAGAATGAGGTTTCAACTCCTGGGAGCAAGAATCAGGTCCTAAGTAGACTGTTGTCATCGAAGCAGAAGCTCTTCTCGTTGAACTTATCTCCGCCTTCCCAGAAGTCTTTGTCGTTCTCACCGCCGCCAGGGAGAAGCACGCAGGATGATGGTAGTCAATTACCTTCTGAggataataagatttttaagaaACTTATCCCAAGTCCTAAAGTTAGAGATGCTTTGATGTTTAGAAAGTCAGTTGACAAAGATGATGAAGAGAGTGAAAAGGAAGGATTCTTCAAGAAGCTCATGAGGGACAGCAAAGGTGACGGTGATGAACCAACATCTAACTCGGAGGGTTTCTTTAAGCGCCTTATGAAAGACAATAAATCAGAAGACGAGGAGATAACAAACAGTTCTGAGGGGTTCTTTAAGAGGCTCTTAAGTAGTAAAGGAGAAAATGAGGAATTGACATCGAGTTCAGATGGGCTGTTTAAGCGGCTGTTACGAGACAATAAGGGCGATGAAGAGGAACTGAATGCAaactcagagagttttttcaaGAGGTTATTACGGGAGAATAAAAACGAGGATGAGGATTCAAATGCAAACTCAGAAGGGTTCTTCAAGAAACTATTCCGTGACAGCAAAAACGAGGAAGAGAAAGGTCCTAAAGCAATGGATGATGAGGACAAAGATGGGTTTCTTAAGAAACTTTTCAAGGATAAATCTGATGACAAAAGACAGGCTAATGAAAAGAACGAGATGAATGGAGCAGTGCTTGCTGATGATAAACCTGGTGAAGAGGATGAAAGGGAGGGTTTCTTTAAAAAGTTCTTTAAGGAAAAGCCTGACGACAAGAAAGACATTGTCAAAGCTGATGACGGGAATGAAAGCGAGGGTGATGAATCTCCAGAATTTTCTCTGTTCAAAAGATTATTCCGTATACACCCAGAAGATGCAAAACCTACTTCAGAAAATGGAAATACCAGCAATGGCTTAGCTGAAAGCAGTCCTGGGACAGAGAACTTTTTCCGTAAATTGTTTAGAGATCGTGACCAGTCTGTTGAAGATTCTGAGATATTTGGATCAAAGAAACACAAAGAG AAGCGCCCAGGTTCACCTAGACAGCGGGATGATACTCCATCTGGTAAGCCCCCACTACCAAACAATACCGCATCACACTTCAGGAAAGGGGCTTACCATGAGTCGTTGGAGTTTGTACAAGCGTTATGTGAAACATCATATGGCTTGGTAGATATCTTTCCCATTGAAGATCGGAAGATTGCTCTTCGGGAG TCTCTTGCAGAGATTAACTTTCATTTATCTGAAGCTGAAATCACCGGAG GAATTTGTTTTCCAATGGGGAGAGGAGTTTATCGTGTTGTTCATATTCCTGAAGACGAATCCATTCTTTTGAATTCTAGGGAAAAAGCGCCGTACATGATCTCCGTAGAAGTTTTAAAAGCAGAAACACTCAG TGCTAAAGATACATCTAACTCCCAGAAGCTTTCTAAAGGTGGCATTCCATTGGCAAACGGGGACGCATTCTTGCAAAAGCCACCTCCATGGGCTTATCCACTGTGGACAACTCAGGAGGTTTATCGCAACAGTGCTGACAGAATGTCGCTATCCACTGCCCAAGCAATTGATCAAGCAATGACTCCCAAGCCAGAGGGGAAGGTGAAGCTTGTCAATGTGAGCCTCTCAGTGGAGAATTGTACTTCAGCTCTTGAATCACTGAGTGATCCATTTGATGATGTTCTGTCTGAGGCCCCAAGAACTGGTCTGAACACTGATCTTGAGTGGGTAAGGGTGGTCGTGACGGCTGACCCAGGACTTCGAATGGAAAGCATTCCTGATCCAGCAGTCCCACGTAAAAAGGAACATCGTCGTGTTCCAAGTACTGTTGCCATGGAGGAAGTAAGG GCTGCTGCAGCGAAGGGAGAGGCACCTCCAGGCCTTCCTCTCAAAGGGGCTGGTCAGGAGGATTCGTCAGATGCACAACCAAGG GCCAATGGTGGAATGTTAAAGGAAGGTGATGCCTTATCAGGTGAACTTTGGGAGGAAAAGCGAGAGAGAATTCGTAAAGCTTCAATATACGGAAAATTACCTGGTTGGGACCTGCGTTCT ATCATAGTGAAGAGCGGTGATGACTGTCGGCAGGAACATCTTGCTGTGCAACTCATTTCTCACTTTTATG ACATATTCCAGGAAGCAGGTCTACCCCTCTGGTTACGTCCTTATGAAGTTTTGGTTACATCTTCGTATACTGCCCTTATAGAAACAATTCCAGATACG GCTTCTATTCATTCTATCAAAAGTAGATATCCCAACATCACGAGCCTACGTGATTTCTTTGCTGCAAAGTATAAAGAAAACTCTCCTAGTTTTAAGCTCGCCCAG AGGAATTTTGTTGAGAGTATGGCCGGATATTCTTTGGTCTGTTACCTTCTGCAG ATAAAAGATCGTCATAATGGAAATCTTCTCTTGGATGAAGATGGTCACATAATACACattgattttggttttatgCTTTCGAATTCTCCTGGTGGTGTGAACTTTGAGAGTGCTCCGTTTAAGTTAACACGTGAACTTCTTGAG GTCATGGATTCTGATGCCGATGGGGTTCCAAGTGAGTTCTTTGACTATTTCAAG GTGCTATGCATTCAAGGATTCCTTACATGTAGAAAGCATGCCGAGCGAATTATTCTCTTAGTTGAAATGCTACAG GACTCTGGTTTCCCTTGCTTCAAAGGTGGTCCACGGAccattcaaaacctaagaaaacGATTCCATCTAAGCTTGACCGAAGAG CAATGTGTCTCTTTGGTGCTCTCTCTCATCAGCAGTAGCTTAGATGCTTGGCGAACACGGCAGTATGACTACTACCAAAGGGTCTTAAATGGAATATTGTGA